Proteins from one Sabethes cyaneus chromosome 2, idSabCyanKW18_F2, whole genome shotgun sequence genomic window:
- the LOC128734816 gene encoding nascent polypeptide-associated complex subunit alpha, with product MPELTEITESTAASLAGASALPSTSADNTEAKLEDAPSDTESEDTIPELEDAGTASAQLSSGGMPDLVSKAKQSRGEKKARKIMSKLGLKPVQGVNRVTIRKSKNILFVINNPDVYKNPHSDTYIIFGEAKIEDLSQQAQVAAAEKFKAPEATPVAGDAAGATTSVAPIAEEDEEEVDDTGLDDKDIELVMQNANVPRARATRALKDNNKDVVNAIMELTM from the exons ATGCCTGAGTTGACTGAAATCACCGAAAGTACCGCTGCGTCGCTCGCAGGTGCTTCTGCACTCCCTAGCACCTCCGCCGACAACACAGAGGCAAAGCTAGAGGATGCCCCCAGCGATACCGAGTCCGAAGACACCATCCCAGAGCTGGAAGATGCAG GAACTGCTTCCGCGCAACTGTCCTCTGGTGGCATGCCCGATCTGGTTTCCAAGGCTAAACAGTCTCGTGGTGAGAAGAAAGCTCGCAAAATCATGTCCAAGCTGGGCTTGAAGCCAGTGCAAGGCGTCAACCGGGTAACGATTCGCAAATCAAAGAACATCCTCTTCGTGATAAACAACCCGGACGTGTACAAGAACCCGCACAGCGATACCTACATCATTTTCGGCGAAGCAAAAATTGAAGATCTCTCCCAACAAGCACAGGTGGCCGCTGCCGAGAAGTTCAAGGCACCGGAAGCGACACCGGTGGCAGGAGATGCTGCTGGCGCTACCACCTCCGTTGCACCGATTGCCGAAGAGGATGAGGAAGAGGTAGACGATACCGGTCTGGACGACAAGGATATTGAGCTGGTCATGCAGAACGCCAATGTACCCCGCGCCAGAGCAACGCGAGCGCTTAAAGATAACAACAAGGATGTCGTCAATGCAATTATGGAGCTGACAATGTAA
- the LOC128733419 gene encoding uncharacterized protein DDB_G0287625-like produces the protein MSSKLQHVLNCSLDDYIAEKGIVASIRPQPNASASASSFKRQLRSEEEEDENEDDRFFEDRTGMDVTLSPQTQESSPAVEMKEDATEDTNGGDAEMTVQLDTDSEQRTFVTEEFKRGIKHMPSQQWRLLRQNQVWNKPSGIPPLKAIFDRNTEQLIASFGENAQFPNADARNRINQRLNNQRFNNNFNRNKNRNGHHNNNRKNWNNRNRNQYGKNPYMIPSFNPNVDKIENRGNAPTMANGNDNQVRDLRTFITPPSSLLSVGGLGQPQAIPSLGQPQLVTFADMLNRIGQVSTVQERDTFTDVIRNVMRTQQQQQSAAMMPSVNPQNMSQNELMPFAAQTLLNHISTVQQNFGPKYDMKVQKEIHTLQGKTMFYRSSGVVSADGPGITNERVKPVTTDLSMNMRFS, from the exons ATGAGTTCCAAATTGCAACATGTTCTTAATTGCTCCCTCG ACGACTATATTGCGGAAAAAGGTATTGTCGCTAGCATTCGTCCACAGCCGAATGCATCAGCATCAGCTAGTAGTTTCAAGAGACAACTTCGTTCCGAAGAGGAAGAAGATGAGAACGAAGATGACCGTTTTTTCGAGGACCGGACTGGAATGGATGTTACGCTAAGTCCCCAGACTCAAGAATCATCCCCAGCAGTCGAAATGAAAGAAGACGCAACGGAAGACACAAATGGAGGAGATGCTGAGATGACAGTACAATTGGACACCGATTCGGAGCAGCGTACATTTGTTACCGAGGAATTTAAACGAGGCATTAAGCATATGCCGTCGCAACAGTGGCGCTTATTGAGACAAAATCAAGTCTGGAATAAGCCGTCAGGTATACCTCCGTTAAAAGCTATTTTTGATCGTAATACCGAGCAATTGATTGCCTCTTTCGGCGAAAATGCTCAATTTCCGAATGCTGACGCTCGTAACCGGATCAACCAGAGGTTGAACAATCAACggtttaataataattttaacaggaataaaaacagaaatggCCATCATAATAACAACAGAAAGAATTGGAACAA TCGTAATCGAAACCAGTACGGAAAGAATCCGTATATGATTCCAAGCTTCAATCCTAATGTGGACAAGATAGAGAATCGCGGCAATGCACCAACGATGGCTAACGGAAACGACAATCAAGTCAGAGATCTGCGCACGTTCATTACGCCGCCTTCTTCTCTGCTGTCCGTCGGTGGCCTAGGCCAACCGCAAGCAATCCCTTCGCTTGGTCAGCCACAGCTGGTGACATTCGCCGATATGCTTAACCGAATCGGACAGGTTTCAACGGTACAGGAACGAGACACTTTCACAGATGTAATTCGCAATGTCATGCGTacccaacaacagcaacaatcgGCTGCAATGATGCCGTCAGTAAATCCGCAAAATATGTCTCAAAACGAGTTGATGCCATTCGCTGCGCAAACACTACTAAATCACATCTCGACGGTTCAGCAGAACTTTGGTCCCAAGTATGACATGAAGGTGCAGAAGGAGATACACACTCTGCAAGGTAAGACGATGTTTTATAGGTCGTCCGGGGTCGTTAGTGCCGACGGTCCGGGTATCACCAACGAACGTGTCAAACCGGTTACAACCGATTTGAGTATGAATATGCGTTTTAGTTAA
- the LOC128737475 gene encoding diacylglycerol kinase epsilon: MVGEAMVENAFGVLVVAFLTLGGFFLFIYTLKKDVVYIPNEKRRHAWKPIKLLNRPCHCVICEILISSNGFFCENCAVCSDRDCVQKADVEFRCKELRSRTRADDARECRHLWVKGNLPLGSECCVCTEDVDQGNETGLFGQRCAWCQRVAHDKCFSEISASLCDFGEFKSMIFPPKCVVASRSKGALKVHLTGIYPPAWKDQWKPLIVVANSKSGSSGASEIVPLLRGMLHPLQVMELESHGPNEALQWALYAAPATSRILVAGGDGTVGWVLNTILQMNVEPQPEVAILPLGTGNDLSRVLGWGSEGPDEFDPVEYLRKIQNAQAVKLDRWLMEIVPRPQSLFPVPRLFYRRSVFMYNYFSVGVDALVTLNFHKARESSLYLFSSRFINKALYLCFGTHQVVQQECVDLEKKVELYLDDLKIDLPELQSIVVLNIDSWGAGVNLWKMSRDSPTHGGSMREMHSISDGILEVFGVVSSFHIAQLQVGLSKPVRLGQARSVRLRIHDRLPVQADGEPWMQMPCDINIKQCGQVTMLRNISQ; encoded by the exons ATGGTCGGCGAGGCAATGGTGGAAAATGCGTTCGGTGTGCTGGTGGTGGCCTTTCTCACCTTAGGaggattttttttgttcataTACACGTTGAAGAAAGATGTTGTGTACATTCCAAACGAAAAGCGACGGCACGCCTGGAAGCCAATTAAGCTGCTAAATCGACCCTGTCATTGTGTGATTTGTGAAATATTGATTTCGTCGAATGGATTTTTCTGTGAAAATTGTGCAGTATGCTCGGACCGTGATTGCGTTCAAAAAGCGGATGTGGAATTTCGCTGCAAGGAACTTCGCTCTCGAACACGGGCCGATGATGCCCGCGAATGTCGACACCTTTGGGTGAAAGGTAACCTTCCGCTCGGATCCGAATGTTGTGTTTGCACAGAGGATGTGGATCAGGGCAATGAGACAGGTCTATTCGGACAACGTTGTGCCTGGTGCCAGAGGGTGGCCCACGATAAGTGCTTCAGCGAGATTTCTGCTAGCCTGTGTGATTTTGGTGAGTTCAAAAGTATGATATTTCCACCGAAGTGTGTTGTGGCTTCCCGTTCGAAGGGAGCCCTCAAGGTTCATTTAACTGGCATTTATCCCCCGGCATGGAAGGATCAATGGAAGCCGTTGATAGTTGTTG CGAATTCCAAGTCTGGTAGCAGTGGCGCTTCGGAAATAGTTCCATTGCTGAGAGGAATGTTACATCCATTGCAGGTAATGGAGCTAGAGTCTCACGGGCCGAATGAAGCACTGCAGTGGGCTTTGTACGCAGCGCCAGCGACGTCGAGAATATTGGTTGCCGGAGGAGATGGAACCGTCGGCTGGGTGTTGAATACAATACTACAAATGAATGTTGAACCTCAACCGGAGGTGGCTATACTTCCGCTCGGTACAGGCAACGATCTTTCCCGGGTTTTAGGATGGGGCTCCGAGGGGCCTGATGAATTTGATCCGGTTGAGTATTTGCGCAAGATTCAGAACGCGCAAGCGGTGAAGCTGGACCGATGGTTAATGGAAATTGTTCCACGCCCTCAGAGTCTATTTCCAGTGCCCAGGCTTTTCTATCGACGAAGTGTTTTCATGTACAATTACTTCAGCGTAGGAGTTGACGCGTTGGTTACGTTGAACTTTCACAAAGCACGCGAAAGTTCTCTTTACTTATTTAGCAGCCGGTTCATCAATAAG GCTTTGTATCTTTGCTTTGGCACTCATCAAGTGGTTCAGCAAGAGTGTGTTGATTTGGAAAAGAAAGTCGAACTCTATTTGGACGACCTGAAAATTGATCTTCCCGAGCTTCAGTCTATTGTTGTTCTCAATATTGATTCTTGGGGTGCAGGAGTTAATCTTTGGA AGATGAGCCGCGATTCTCCTACTCACGGTGGAAGTATGCGGGAGATGCACAGCATTTCGGACGGCATTCTGGAGGTGTTCGGTGTAGTGTCGTCCTTCCATATTGCCCAACTGCAGGTCGGATTGAGCAAGCCAGTTCGCTTGGGACAGGCCCGCAGCGTTCGACTGCGTATCCATGACCGATTGCCGGTCCAAGCAGACGGTGAACCATGGATGCAAATGCCCTGTGATATTAACATCAAACAATGCGGTCAGGTTACGATGCTACGTAATATAAGCCAGTGA